The sequence AAAATCTAGTATGCTATCACTTTCATTAATTTGATAATTTAAATCGGTCATAACTGGTACTGAATTGGATGACGGAAATCTTCCATAACGATCCATATCGGTAATGTTGTAGCTTTTTCGAATAGATTCGATAGACCACAGGGCAACAAACCCAAGTTTCACTTCATTTTGTCCATATGATGATAAGGGATTTCTTGGAAACTTATCTATTAAT is a genomic window of Bacteroidota bacterium containing:
- a CDS encoding DUF4943 family protein; the protein is LIDKFPRNPLSSYGQNEVKLGFVALWSIESIRKSYNITDMDRYGRFPSSNSVPVMTDLNYQINESDSILDFMVEQYKNWWDKNKLSDFNYYRFINPLESTGLRWK